A window of Garra rufa chromosome 11, GarRuf1.0, whole genome shotgun sequence genomic DNA:
ttgaagcattgactcactagatttgtttaaaaacgcatgttcattcataaacgaaacaacgCAGTTaagacttgtttcagaccattttGTGTTGTTataagttccattataatcaacaaagcccTCTACACtccacaatcaatctcttatttacactctctctacattttgtttatgaaaggatttgtgagatacgTCCATGATATATTACTCAACGTTGGCAAAACACTGGAAACCTTTaagctcccctcagcgcaaacacaaatatgctgatcgggtcagtcgcactggtgctcctaaatattttttcatagtctcATGCAGTAGTTTTTAGTCGCAAATGTGattgaaatggtcgcactgtgaAGCCATGTGGAAAATTTTCCTCCTGTGCATAAAAATACGAATAATCCACACAGTTATTAGTGAATAAGacccattgtttttgttttttttgttttttttttgttcaaaaaaAGTTGTTCCTTTTGCTTTTGTGTTAATAATTGTCTAGCCATCTATATATGCAGTTCATTGAAAATGGCTAAAGTTCAGCTGTCATTTTCTCCACAGAGGCCATAAACTGTCTGAACAGGGCCATTGAGATCTATACAGACATGGTAAGAGTCATTCTTTCATCTGTGGTGGCTGTATatggtattttaaataaaagtagaGCTGCTTTTGCTGCAGTGAAAACTTGTTTTGAAAATGTTTCAACATAACCAAAGCAATAGTTCAGAAAACATATTGTAAATTACTTGATACTCCACTGGAGGGCACAGTCGCACAATACATGTGGTTTAGTGCACACTAACCAGGGGGTGTATTTACAAAAAATCTAATAAGACACAGTCTAAAATGCTCCAAATTTGGAAATTTAGCAGCAGCTCGTAAAAATAGAGAACGTGTTGTTTCTAATTTtaggactttttttttcagtactGTAAGTAGCTTGTAAACCCAAGACAGCTAAGAGGTCTTCCTTAGGACTtcagaaataaactcaaaacatGGCTGTTGTTTACAATCCACATTGCAACCAAGCAAATACACTGGAATATTACAATGACATCAGCCTTTTACAAAAATATCACCTGAATAGTCCAGTTGACCCTTCTTCATCTGTCCTTTATTATTCAttgctttagattttttttttttaattttaaaatgtatagaaAATCGCTAAAAAATATGTGGTGATTCAAGTTGATTGAGGTGTTAAGCAAATGGGGTGAGGGTTATATGACTGTATAGGTGTGCTCACGCCATGTCGTAATTGTCGTAATTGCAAGATTGTACAACAACAAGGTGTGAATCCAGCATCTTTCTCAGGAGAACTGACTGTCTTTGGAATTTGTGATGGTATTTTCGTTTCATCTTGCCCCAGTATAATGCATATTAAAGTTATAAAGGAACACCTTTTCATTTATAATTTGTCTTAAATTGAGAAAATCGTATTGCGAAATTAGTACCGTGAATCATATCACattttgtgaataggttttaagataAAACTGCTAACCAGGAACTCTTAGGAGGTAAGATCAAATACTTTGGgagtagggttgtgacgatgaggaaatttccccaccggttaattgacatgtgacaacaccggtaataccggtatcaccgtgggggtggggctTTTCTAGGAacgaagacgagagcatgcactataattaaaaactatgctacaattagggttgtgacgatgaggacaTTTTCCCACCGGTTAattgacatgtgacaacaccgggaataccggtatcaccgtgggggagGGGCTTTCCTAGGAacgaagacgagagcatgcactataattaaaaactatgctacaatgcgtcatatttcatttatcacgtgaggagaacgagaggagtcgaatttacagaaagagaatggcggacgatttagtgtcaaaacgcaatgcaaaagcgcctgtttggcaatattttgggttcaaagttttttttgtagtttcgttgtcgtccattcaaacaattgacgccgaattgccaataccggcaaaactgaaagtgaaagcataatacgcacgcatttataagctatttaaaagcagaaaaaaagagctctttattgccaaacaggcgttttgcattgcgttttgacactaaatcatccgccattctctttctgtaaattcgactcctctcgttctcctcacgtaataaaaaaatgaaatatgacgcattgtagctatgttcagtttttaattatagtgcatgctctcgtcttaagtaaattatttataattatattttccatttaattcaaataaatatttaataaaaaaacgaataggcatactttaaaaaaaaaaaaaaaaaaatgtggggacggtgtcacggtggaaaagtgatgtcaccggtgttgcgtcttaaaaccggtaacaccgtcaacaccgtctatcgtggcaagcctattTGGGAGTTCTAAATATGTAAGTGATTAATCACTCTGAAACAACATGATGACCCACAATGACTGATGAAACTGATCTCAAACCTTTAACTTGTGACTATCCTGAGCTGTGATGTCAAAGACTCCAGCTATTTAGTGATTTACTTCCTTATGTATTTTTTATGGAAAGGCAAAGTTAATTCAGGTTGTAAAATTGCCTTGTGTTGCAATCCTCAAAAACTTGATATTTCTGAATTGGTACAGAGgggaaataattatttgatcccctgctgattttatatgtttgcccactgacaagaaaatgatcagtctataattttaatggtaggtttattttaacagtgagagacagaaaaacaacagtaatatccagaaaaacgcatttaaaaaaagttataaattgatttgcattttaatgagtgaaataaggatttgaccccttcgcaaaacatgacttagtatttggtggcaaaacccttgttggcaatcacagaggacaaatttttcttgtagttggccaccaggtttgcacacttgtcaggagggattttgtcccactcctctttgcagatcctctccaagtcattaaggtttcgaggctgatgtttggcaactcaaaccttcagctccctccacagattttctatgggattaaggtctgaagactggccaggccactccaggaccttaatgtgcttcttcttgagccactcctttgttgccttggccatgtgttttgggtcagtgtcatgctggaatacccattcatgacccattttcaatgagggaaTAAGGTTCTCACTTAAGATTTGTTGATACATGTCCccgtccattgtccctttgatgcggtgcagttgtcctgttccCTTAGCAGAAAAAAAATTCCCAAAGCTTAATTTTTCCACCTtaatgtttgacggtggggatggtgttcttggggtcataggcagctgATACTGATTAATAATACTGatttcctcctcctccaaacacggcgagttgagttgatgccaaagagcttgattttggtctcatctgaccacaacactttcacccagttctcctctgaatcattcagatgtttattggcaaacttcagacgggcctgtacatgtgctttcttgagcagggggaccttgcgggcactgcaggatttcattctttcatggcgtagtgtgttaccaattgttttcttggtgactctggtcccagctgccttgagattattgacaagatcctcctgtgtagttctgggctgattcctcaccgttctcatgatcattgaaactcaacgaggtgagatcttgcatggagccccagaccgagggagattgacagttaatttgtgtttcttccatttgtgaataatagcaccaactgttgtcaccttctctctaacctgcttggtgatggtcttgtagcccattccagccttgtgtaggtctacaatcttgtccctgacatccttggacagctctttggtcttggtcatggtggagagtttggaatctgattgattgattgcttctgtggacaggtgtcttttatacaggtaacaagattacgagcactccctttaagaaagTACTCCTAATTTTAACTTGttgcctgtataaaagacacctgagccagaaatcttgctgattgataggggatcaaatacttatttcactcattaaaatgcaaatcaatttataacttttttgaaatgcttttttctgcatttttttgttgttgtcattCTGTccctcactgttcaaataaacctaccattaaaattatagactgatcatttctttgtcagtgggcaaacgcaCAAAATCAGCACAGGATCGAATAATTATTTTCCCACTGTAATTCATGATATTTGTGAAATCttaaaaaaatgattattattttgtaaatatatttttttgtaaatataaatgtaatattttgctTTATATTTAGTTTTCCAGCTCTAACCAGCTGAAATTTAGGCTGCTGTCACCTGTCAGTCATGTATCAGTGATTTTATCTATATTATGCATTTAGTCTTGCCTTTGAGGAATTAACACACACAATAAAACACATAGGTTGTAAATATGATACTGTTTCTTTTGTGTCTCCTGTTGTAGGGTCGATTTACAATCGCAGCAAAACACCATGTCACCATTGCTGAAGTTTATGAGACCGAACTGGTTGACATTGATAAGGTCAGATTTCTTTTGTCATACTGATATATTATTATCTGTCAAATGGATTCAAAACCTGAAAGTAAGATTTATCACCTTTTCTTTAGGCCATAGCTCACTATGAACAGGCGGCGGACTATTACAAAGGCGAGGAGTCCACAAGGTATATCAGTTTTACAGCTGGTTTTACTCCTATTGCTCAAGGCTTATTAATCCTGAATGATGATGCAAAAAAGAGCTGTAGTAAATAGGTTACCTATAAAGTCAGATGTCCCCAAGTGAATGGTTTACAGTATCACTACGTAATGCATAGCGGTCATGTATGCTGATGGTAAAAACCTTTGCCCCCGTCTCACATTATTGAGATATACCACCTTGCAGGCAACAAATGACACTTGATCCTATTATTCATTATCACATGATCTTTTTGGGGGGACTTTTTTCCGTAATAGTAACCAAGTCATGCTCTAAAACTGTTTGCTCTGTCTCTGATGCCAAAGTTCAGCCAACAAGTGCCTGCTCAAAGTTGCCACCTATGCAGCTCAACTGGAGCAGTACCCTAAAGCCATTGAGATCTATGAACAGGTAAACAAAACCACGTCAGTCTGGTTTCAGTACACTTCATCGGCTAAGAGAGCCCAGATAAAGGTCATCAGTGTTTATACAAAAATAATTTATCTCCATGTGTAGCAAACATTGATTTTGGATATGTAAATAAAGGTAGCTGTGAAGAGTACATCACATTTCACACCACATTTTGTTCCTGACATCATTCATTTCCTCAAATGAAGAAGGTTTGCTTTATCTAAAGAACAGATCTTGGGAATGCAGTGGCATTTACAGAAACAAGAAGTTGCATATAAAAAATGTGTCCTATTGTATATGTAACAATATAGATTTGTATCAGTGTAATCTGATATTTTTGACTAGATTTCAATAGAGGAAAAGAGTTTATGCCAGTGTTTTTTAGCTGAAACTAACCTGCTGaccatgaaaaaaatatacagtcaagcccgaaattattcatacccctggcaattctgacttagttacttttattcaaccagcaagtttttttgaccctaaatgacacaggcttctcccaaataataataataataagacaatgtacaagaggcatcattatggaaaaatatatttctcagcttttatttacatttgaacaaaaagtggcatgtccaaaattattcataccctttgcaaactgtcacagtctatgggaaaatccaaagtactataccattccaaatagtccaagctgttctaaagcatcctaattaccctgattcatcgggagcagctgttttaatcaacactcaacaggtgaaaaacagaagctctctgctgttgttgacagacatggctaagacaaaggagtttACGGAGGaaattgattattgagaagggtttgaataattttggacatgccactttttgttcaaatgtaaataaaagatgagtaatcattttttccacaatgatgcctctggtacatcgtcttattatcttctgggggacgtctgtgtcatttctaataaaaaaaaaaaaaaacttgctggttgaataaaagtaactttaagtcagaatttgccaggggtatgaataatttcaagcTTGACTCTATGTGCatctcaaaaaatttgaatatcatcaaaaagtgtttttttttttactgtaaattatttcaaaaactgaaactttcatattctagattcattacatgtaaagtaaaacatttcaatttttttggttttaaCTTTGATTATTAGAGCTAATTGATCATGAAAGTCAAAAATCCAGTAtctcaaccaaaaaaaaaaaaaaaattttttttgcaaaacataaaagttcaagttcttaaaagtatgttcatttatgcACTCATTACTTGGTTGGGGCTCATTTATCACAAATGACAGCATCAGTGAGATGTGGCACTGTTGAGGCACTATTAAGCCTTCAGCTCGTCTGTATTGTAAAATCGGCTGTTCACATCTTTCTTTTGAAAATATCCCATAGATTCCATATCAGTGCtgtacgcttacttttctttttaggagcacttgtgctcctaactttaaaaaaaaataggagcacagtcaaaattacaaaagcaccttctaatcaataatcaaaaaatctgatcaaaaattagccttcccattacgaggtgatatttcactccttaaagtgatttacaggggaatttttgcattttttaaaagtatgtcatcttttatgtcaatgttgttgtttttaaaatatatatttttaagctttttaaaaattttaaaactaCAAAATAAGAACAAGcagaataagaataagttaccaatcaaatgaaatcagtattaacagaGATTAAAGTattacagaggtggcacagaagaacacaaaagtggcttgtaggtgtatgaAACTTTGCATTTAATAAGCTTTGAAATAGCCACCCCATTCAGTAATGACCTTATGTGACTTACTCTGTTTGTGGAAGGTGTCAATGATTGTCCTCTGGACCATtgccaagtcagcagtcttccccattgTGGTTTCAAAGAACAAGAGATGCCTGGAATTTATACTGTAGGGATGGTCATTTAATAAAAACTCAAATACAAATATTCTGATACTTTGAGATATTGgatttttgactttcatgagTTCTAATCATCGGGGGGAAAAAacacttgaaatgttttcctttacatatacactgcaaaaaaatgcttttcttacttagattttttgtcttgtttctagccaaaatatctaaaaattcttaaatcaagggattttctagacgagtaaaaattattgtcttgttttcagaaaaaacaagtcaaaattaagtgtgtttttgcttgaaacaagccattggggtaagaaaaataaacttgttttctgtttgaaataagattttttttcttaccccattggcagattattttgcttgttctaagaaaaaattacttaattttggcttgtttttttctgaaaacaagaaaatatttacttgtctagaatcatgatttaagaattttctgatattttggttggaaacaagacaaaaaaatctaagtaagaaaagcattttttgcagtgtaatgaaTCTTGAATATATGAAAGTTTctttttgagatgcacctgtataagCTGTTCTTTACCTGTCAGTCACTAACAGTAAAAAAACCCACCAAACTCAGCCTGAAACAAGAAGTTGCATATAAAATACACATGGAAATATTTAGGTGTTAATTTGATTCTTTGTGTTGGTGGGTTTTCAGGTTGCAACACATGCAATGGACAGCACTCTGTTGAAATACAGCGCAAAGGACTATTTCTTTAAGGCAGCTCTCTGCCACTTCTGTGTGGACATGCTGAATGCTAAGGTATGGAAAAACACCCCACCATAACCACAATTTTAAACAAGCTGACGGAAAACAGCTGTGTCGTTTGCAGTTCCCTTTCATATTCTTTGTCATTTGATGCCGCCCCTTGTAGCTTGCCGTCCAGAAGTATGAGGAAATGTTTCCAGCCTTTTCAGATTCTCGTGAATGCAAATTGGTGAAGGTAAGGCACAAAATGACCAAATCCACAAAATGTCAAATTCCTGTTAAAAATAATAGTATCATCATAATTGTTatctctttatttattattacatttatacaATCAAAGCAAAATTTATTCAGTCAACTTTtaacaactatcaatactttattgaccaattaccaagcgaTACTTCATTTTgatcagtctgtggtgtaaaaagctCACGTCTGCaatttaagcaaaacatggtcaggtcaaaggtAATTTTTGTTTTACTGGTATTCCACTGTATGAAGGATTTTTGCTATtgtcacttacataaatgaattatagtgtcttgcacccactagtaaaacaaaatctgttgtctgaataattttttgtttgactgtatgttaattattattaagttTAATTCAACCCTTATTTTAATGTGTCTCCCTAATGTTTCTTGTttccaaaatgtttaaaaataaatgataaaaaacatAAATGTGTTCAACATTTTACAAAATTCATTGCACGTACTGAGCATTTGAACAAACCCCAACCctaaggtttttttttgtttaaataccttaattatgtatgtatttaatcattctttctagggatgcaccgaatgttcggcaaccgaaattatttggtggaaattgcaaaaaaagctctttctgTGTTTGGCAGAATAAGCAAAAAAGCgtataaattataccgaacaatgacgtgacatgatcaaatagaggcgcgcactaatgcagcaaatatgtgggcagtgtggaagcatttaaaactgatgcaaaaatcattacaagcacagacagcacaagactgtttagtatcgcatcgcatgtcttcatgagaagagaaagggctggttgttgctggttactgtatgatgactgaaatcgtgaaatggccttaaaccattagtaaataaactagcaattgtatttattctgacagcgctgccaagttccttagccagggttcaaagtccaaagcgtgagAAAAATCTGTGCTGAAACAGCATAATGAGAATcatcttcttgtgggtttccgccaaaataaaagtcagcattcataaatgttagtattgtaattttactgttgttctgtaaaataaaattaaaaagtaacacaaaaataataacaatcattacaacagctctattaatactgcatttatttgtacgttaaaaacacatgcctaattcaagaagggggtcttaaaaatggccaaagaacattattttactaacaaatttaagattaaataattttaagttaaattgtgctttgttggtaggctataatgtctactagaatgtaaaaATTTtttagtgttaagtaaatatttttaaatttatttattttttttttgaaaagcaagacaaaattgtaaaaagcacattttgactATTTAATTCAAGCAATGGTGACAAAAATTGTCCAAATACACGGGGGAAAGACTCgaaaaaccatgttcggtaatTGGCCTTCGGTCCATTGTATAATTTTGTTCGGCTtgggccaagaattttcatttcggtgcatccctaattctttcatttatttgctgtttatacatttatttgaagGTATTCCATAAACTTTCACGGCTGGTCAAAGGTTTTCAAACTGTGAAGCATTGTTTAAGTTTGCTGTGTGTTTAGCTTGTACAAACATGCAAATTTCCGCAATCTTGCGGTGATTCATTTATTGCCAAGGCCAACCAGTTTTGTATATGATTTCCCCGAAGACATGTGTGCATCTAGATTGGCTTGTTGTGATTTTCTGATTAGGGGAGATAAATGAAAGTGCAAGCATATGTGCATATGACTTATTTGTCTAAAAGAATTATGCCAGTGATAAAGTACTGTGAATAAACCACAATCATTCTATCTGTGAACTGTGTTGAGAAACAGCACATTGTGGTCCTGACAGAATGATAATAAATGACTTATGTGCTTaacatgttttaatttttcattttattacagaAACTTTTAGATGCCTTTGAGGAACAGAATGTGGATGCATATACTGATGCTGTAAGACAAGCACTTACACATACTTCCTGTTGCTTGCCAAACCTCTCatggaatttttattttacaagaaGCATAGCTTCCTAGTTTCACTAAAAACGAGGCACCCTACCCTCATGACATGTTTACTATTGATTAATGGCCAATAGCAGGGATCATTATCACTAATTTCTCTCCATCTTTTAGGTAAAGGAGTATGACACTATCTCACGACTGGATCAGTGGCTCACCACCATGCTGCTTCGTATCAAGAAATCCATACAAGACGACGAAAGTGACCTTCGTTAAGATCCTCTCCCACCCCTCTGCCCCTTGCCGCTCGCTCTGCCTCGTGCCTTTAATACCCTGACTTCGGTACAGACTGTTGCCATCTCGCTCTATTTTACCACCAGTTCAACTCTCAGTGCCTTAACGTCCTTGCTTTACCTCTCTCTGTCTCTATGACACGGCCCTAACCACCAGACCTCAGAGAACACTAAAGAAAGGAAGGCTGCTTGTTTAAATGGGATTTGAGGGAGTATTGCATGAGAGCTGAAACCAGCTACAGTAATGTTATGGGGTGCTGTGCACACCAAGCATCAGAAATGCCTTGTGCCCTGGCTGACACAGAGCACCCGTATTACTGAGCACAAACCACCTTTGTTCATTCTGTTCAATTCTTTAGTAGTGGCATATATATTTTTACTCTTAGTGGAGAAAAACCTTATATCTCTGCTTATATTTTGCTTGCTGATTCTTGCGTAGACTAATCTTGAAAAATGATTTGAAATGCTcttccaggtttttttttttttttttgacatatggAGAAGAAAAAGTAAAAGACTGATTCAACCTCTACAGTGTGATTTTATTGACGATCCAAAAAGGGGAGAGACAAGTCACTTCTATTTGTGATTTAGAGGCATAtgcttaaagaattagttcactttcagaacaaaaatttacagacatgttcatgtctttctttcttcagtcgtaaagaaattgttttttttgaggcaagcatttcaggatttctctccatataatggacttctatggggcccccgagtttgaacttccaaaatgcagtttaaatgcagctttaaagggctctaaacgatcacagtcgaggaagaagggtcttatctagcgaaacgatgggttattttcaaaaaacatttacaatttatatactttttaatctcaaatgctagtcttgctgagctagacaagatgagcatttgaggttaaaaagtatataaattgtagttttatttttatttatttatttatttatttttagaaaataacccatcgttttgctacataagacccttcttttctcgtctgtgatcgtttagagccctttaaagctgcattttggaagttcaaactcggggggcaccatagaagtccattatatggagcgaaatcctaaaaatgttttactcaaaaaacataatttccttacgactgaagacatcaacatcttggatgacaaggggtgagtacattttctgaacatttttgttctgaaagtgaactactcctgtaAGTTTGGTGAACTGGAGTTTGTCAGTCATAAACTCATTGAATAGTTTTTCACATCAAAAAATGCATCActgtaaattgtattttatgtCAAAGAGAATAAGAAATTGTTTATACTAATACTCATATACTGGCCATTCTTTTTcaatttgtatgtatttaaatTGTATAAGATCCAAGTACACAtgtctagtaattgtgcagttaattctcatactgtattttcataaatgtcctctccccaaatttgtaaTTACCAAAGCacagtaataatattttaatacttaATAGAAGGGTTATATCGGCCTTTAAAGATTtagcttacatctacattgtaaatataaattttttgctattttataaatatttttttagaggtaaattaataacaattacatttttaacaatatttcaagtgtaatttatgagatttgttgaattttgaatccaatttttcttcgtaaaaggcaaaaagttgatcaaacCATCacaacatcttagttgataattcagttatttatttttgatgaaaaacatcttgtttcagtagtgacagtaatgtttttgtggagaccacatcacattacagaattttaacttgcatactaaaacactaaaaattGCTAAAATTTGGTTTAtgtcccccaaataaaggattatgtgttctctTGATTgacatg
This region includes:
- the LOC141345463 gene encoding alpha-soluble NSF attachment protein-like, coding for MEDACDLYGRAANMFKMAKNWSAAGNAFTQAALIHLQMQSKHDAATSFIDAGNAFKKSDPQEAINCLNRAIEIYTDMGRFTIAAKHHVTIAEVYETELVDIDKAIAHYEQAADYYKGEESTSSANKCLLKVATYAAQLEQYPKAIEIYEQVATHAMDSTLLKYSAKDYFFKAALCHFCVDMLNAKLAVQKYEEMFPAFSDSRECKLVKKLLDAFEEQNVDAYTDAVKEYDTISRLDQWLTTMLLRIKKSIQDDESDLR